A stretch of the Theileria equi strain WA chromosome 1, complete sequence genome encodes the following:
- a CDS encoding hypothetical protein (encoded by transcript BEWA_027970A), whose translation MVGNKTELTQMVKENVMNLLLEKEHELDEMIHDYSVMENKLAKERDEETLEDLRAARLRQLQELHSKRQEYLRKGHGNLTEIHSDKGFFEACRGTDSVVVHFYRPTTARCGYLDSHLIKVAESHFDTKFIKVNVEKTPFICERFKIWCLPTLMIIKNGKTDHSIIGFDEFGGDGFSTETLIKVLEKHGIKSPK comes from the exons atgGTTGGAAACAAAACAGAATTGACCCAAATGGTCAAAGAGAACGTCATGAACCTTCTGTTAGAAAAGGAACATGAACTTGATGAGATGATTCATGATTACTCTGTGATGGAGAATAAATTGGCAAAAGAGAGGGATGAAGAAACGTTAGAAGACCTAAGAGCCGCTAGATTGCGACAGTTACAGGAGCTTCATAGCAAAAGACAGGAGTATCTTAGAAAAGGACACGGTAACCTCACCGAAATTCACTCGGATAAAGGTTTTTTTGAGGCTTGCAGGGGAACAGATTCGGTT GTGGTTCACTTTTATAGACCTACAACTGCACGCTGCGGGTATCTGGACAGTCACTTGATCAAGGTTGCAGAATCGCATTTCGACACGAAATTCATAAAGGTAAACGTCGAAAAAACTCCCTTCATTTGtgaaagatttaaaatttggtGTCTACCTACG CTTATGAttattaaaaatggaaagacAGACCATTCAATCATAGGATTTGACGAATTTGGAG GTGATGGATTTTCTACCGAAACTCTCATAAAGGTTTTGGAAAAACATGGAATAAAATCTCCAAAGTGA
- a CDS encoding hypothetical protein (encoded by transcript BEWA_027980A) — protein MEDANGEGKHTNRLDKKDLFINLCKGNATIVIDCEFEQYASEKEAKSLANQIMQSYGANKRADKPFNLIICGIEEGGHLDDALGRISGTENWLCQLTYESIESLLDKEGPCEEGKESICGRELTYLSADATDVLESVDSNNVYVIGGIVDRNRLNGITYNKAKHLGYSCKRLPIKEHIKLNSSHVLSVTACINILLHFYKNNDWKLALQESIPKRKLLDS, from the coding sequence ATGGAAGATGCAAATGGAGAAGGTAAACACACAAATAGATTAGACAAAAAGGATCTTTTCATTAACCTCTGCAAAGGTAATGCTACTATCGTCATAGACTGCGAATTTGAGCAGTATGCGTCGGAAAAGGAGGCAAAAAGCCTCGCAAATCAGATAATGCAGTCTTATGGAGCCAATAAGAGAGCTGATAAACCATTCAACCTGATAATTTGCGGTATAGAAGAGGGTGGACACCTGGATGATGCCTTAGGCAGAATCTCTGGAACCGAAAATTGGCTATGCCAGCTGACATACGAATCCATAGAATCCCTTTTGGATAAAGAAGGGCCCtgtgaagaaggaaaagaatCAATTTGCGGACGTGAACTAACCTATTTGTCTGCGGATGCAACGGATGTGTTAGAGAGTGTTGATTCCAACAATGTGTATGTGATTGGTGGCATTGTGGATAGAAACAGGCTAAATGGAATAACTTACAACAAGGCAAAGCATCTCGGTTATTCTTGCAAACGTCTTCCCATTAAAGAGCACATTAAATTAAACAGCTCACATGTATTATCGGTAACGGCTTGTATTAATattttactacatttttacaaaaatAACGACTGGAAATTGGCTCTACAAGAGTCTATCCCAAAACGTAAATTATTGGATTCATGA
- a CDS encoding methionine aminopeptidase, putative (encoded by transcript BEWA_027990A), with translation MDTEKRCSGCDNVTTSTLSCPVCKGKGQISIFCSQECFNTSWKQHSKNHSSDGDAKLKGDSSDDPHLKRFRGYRFTGDLRPWPITPIKRVPKHISKPDYAINGIPYSENDVKSSNHIKEYDQKTIKKIRRACTLGRKALDLANSMIKPGVTADEIDNAVHEFIVSHSGYPSPLNYYGFPKSCCTSVNEVVCHGIPDLRPLKEGDIVNVDISVYLNGAHGDLNETFFVGEVDEDSVRLTKGTYTSLMKAIERCKPGMYYREIGNIINDVADKFNLSVVRSYCGHGIGTEFHSLPNVPHYRKNKAIGILKPNQVFTIEPMLNLGGYKDTKWPDDWTVVTVDGKRSAQFEHTLLVTQTGVEILTKRLESSPPLGFDIDL, from the exons ATGGATACCGAAAAAAGGTGCTCCGGTTGTGATAATGTTACAACTAGCACATTATCTTGTCCAGTTTGTAAGGGGAAAGGGCAAATTAGCATATTCTGTAGTCAGGAGTGTTTCAACACTTCATGGAAGCAACATAGCAAGAATCACAGC TCCGATGGAGATGCAAAATTGAagggagattcttcagACGATCCGCACCTAAA GAGGTTTAGAGGCTATCGATTCACGGGAGATCTGAGACCGTGGCCTATAACTCCCATTAAACGAGTTCCAAAACATATAAGTAAACCTGATTATGCCATCAACGGCATCCCGTACTCTGAAAACGATGTAAAAAGTTCAAACCATATAAAGGAGTATGATCAGAAAACTATTAAAAAGATTAGACGTGCCTGTACTTTGGGAAGAAAGGCTTTGGACCTTGCAAACTCTATGATAAAACCCGGAGTAACAGCTGACGAAATTGACAACGCTGTTCACGAATTTATTGTATCTCATAGTGGTTATCCATCACCCCTAAATTACTATGGTTTTCCAAAGTCTTGTTGCAC TTCTGTAAACGAAGTTGTATGCCATGGAATCCCAGATTTACG GCCTCTTAAGGAGGGAGATATAGTAAATGTAGACATTTCCGTATATCTTAATGGAGCCCACGGGGATTTAAATGAGACCTTCTTTGTTGGAGAAGTGGACGAAGATTCAGTGAGATTGACAAAGGGCACATATACATCCCTAATGAAGGCTATAGAACGTTGTAAACCCGGGATGTACTATCGCGAAATTGGCAATATAATAAATGATGTAGCCGATAAATTCAA TCTATCTGTTGTTAGGTCGTACTGTGGTCATGGCATTGGGACGGAATTCCATTCCTTGCCAAATGTTCCTCACTATCGCAAGAATAAAGCT ATTGGAATATTAAAACCTAATCAGGTTTTCACCATAGAACCAATGTTAAACCTCG GAGGTTATAAAGATACAAAGTGGCCAGATGATTGGACGGTAGTAACCGTTGATGGCAAAAGATCAGCGCAGTTTGAACACACATTACTTGTTACACAAACAG GAGTTGAAATATTGACGAAACGCTTAGAATCTTCTCCTCCACTTGGATTCGATATCGATTTGTAA
- a CDS encoding hypothetical protein (encoded by transcript BEWA_028000A): MQQNGLPRAHNPYENSSELLEHKTNLFNSIIRQNWLYGVDYADIRGLCKDSVTIYQVIDFRDISKPSHRSEDDSDDEDQGDDNTKTTYAPKYHKANRMLKITLFDGVSYHTAFEYEPIAALDVFNVTGNNHNSVRCCGKIALYNSPVFRRNAYWLNKTNVKLLFEGYICKIHNEDSPAHEICHESNPEMSSENGISSRVIELASQFIDTEEFAISMYNSSLPTTGSSLDSSQNTSTNISFSGSKKDVTTAPSLEDTRQTSLSISGHTFSNRTAPPVTPNPSTECITIDDTPVVYDLTGENDSQLTYIHANNLAMESREPSNNKNFKTYFPEDSKYQKFSFVSFLNRRPHAATDNKSFLEFSKERLATFTSGIGISIRNFCNVLRESTGILNNKPDLKLRVGDITCEYKFGFLNHSTPLYAYPENSLMNRVLSDLVNRVFRTTFGSKFWLGIFDDCISSFFCIFSLETFIPFVTLPSTMDNLTISQKLNSIEGFFLLEDFNIEDTNIIVLRGYTPNLPSSTFNSLSKVITENFKHLQYHMDF; this comes from the exons ATGCAACAAAATGGGCTACCTCGAGCTCATAATCCATACGAGAACTCATCTGAGCTCTTGGAACATAAAACTAATCTCTTCAATAGTATTATTAGACAGAATTGGCTATATGGAGTAGATTATGCAGATATTAGAGGATTGTGCAAAGACTCTGTAACAATATACCAAGTTATagattttagagatataaGTAAGCCAAGTCACAGATCGGAAGATGATTCCGATGACGAGGATCAAGGAGATGACAACACAAAGACAACGTACGCACCAAAATATCACAAGGCTAATCGTATGCTTAAAATTACACTTTTTGATGGTGTATCTTACCATACAGCGTTCGAATACGAACCTATAGCCGCCCTGGACGTTTTTAACGTCACCGGAAACAACCATAATTCTGTACGTTGTTGCGGGAAAATTGCCCTTTACAATTCTCCAGTATTCCGAAGAAACGCCTATTGGttgaataaaacaaacgTAAAGCTTTTATTTGAGGGAtacatttgcaaaattcACAATGAAGATTCACCTGCTCATGAAATATGTCACGAATCAAACCCGGAAATGTCTTCAGAGAATGGCATTAGTTCCAGGGTAATTGAATTAGCCAGTCAGTTTATAGACACTGAAGAATTTGCAATAAGCATGTACAATAGTTCACTTCCAACTACAGGATCAAGTTTAGATTCTTCCCAAAATACATCTACGAACATCAGTTTTTCAGGCTCTAAAAAGGATGTTACTACAGCCCCTAGTCTTGAAGATACGAGACAAACTTCTCTTAGCATATCTGGGCACACATTTTCAAATCGTACGGCCCCTCCTGTTACACCTAATCCCAGCACCGAATGCATAACAATAGATGATACGCCTGTTGTATATGATCTTACAGGAGAAAATGACTCACAACTTACCTACATTCATGCTAACAATTTGGCAATGGAAAGTAGGGAACCATCaaataacaaaaattttaaaacttATTTTCCAGAGGAttcaaaatatcaaaagttCAGTTTCgtttcatttttaaatagACGTCCTCACGCTGCAACAGATAACAAATCATTTCTTGAGTTCTCTAAAGAGAGGCTCGCAACATTCACAAGTGGAATTGGTATATCAATAAGAAATTTTTGCAACGTGTTGAGAGAATCAACCGGAATTTTGAATAATAAACCAGACCTTAAGCTACGAGTAGGCGACATAACATGTGAGtataaatttggatttttaaATCATTCTACGCCTTTATATGCATACCCTGAAAACTCTCTAATGAACAGAGTACTTTCTGATCTCGTAAATAGGGTATTCAGGACAACGTTTGGCAGTAAATTTTGGCTTGGAATATTTGACGACTGCATTAGTTCGTttttttgcattttttccCTAGAGACATTTATTCCATTTGTAACTCTACCGAGCACTATGGACAATTTAACTATATCTCAAAAACTAAACTCAATTGAGGGGTTTTTTCTACTAGAAGATTTTAACATTGAA GACACAAATATCATTGTATTGCGAGGATAtactccaaatttaccaAGTAGCACATTCAACAGTCTTTCAAAGGTGATAACCGAAAATTTTAAGCACCTTCAATATCACATGGATTTttaa
- a CDS encoding hypothetical protein (encoded by transcript BEWA_028010A): MGFSFCTRHLKYVGNTASARLSGYFHNRSRIFRACYSTPQGSSSSITHQRVEDYTSADIFDDEDESLYPLTTEDLNYHNIRSSSFNHINSVLSQKKEHYTEDGDDLEALTKPKFTINDLTAKNECIKNYLEPYLRERVNDRCSVAVFGSAITGLWTHGSDLDLCVQIPNVNSRSAKIRNLRCIVKVLSPLAPTRKFEQIFNAKIPIVHWKHTGGKSLDLPHNYSEFALDAYDGASIDIAINNNLAVVNSSLIGVYVSIDIRVRSLIIFLKMWARNKNLNDRSKGTMGSFAISLMVIHFLQNCSPPILPSLQDLAFSTNEIPNFVSGFDCRFTTDTKKIEAELRYLRNNGPENTLSSRELLMQFFKYFGWFHLHSSKKPICIRSVDFSVFDDLFNDFKKNPSNEPFLHVDNPFEVGIDVANIAVHERSRIISEFRKAYKLLKGGNSASSLL, encoded by the coding sequence ATGGGATTCTCTTTTTGCACACGGCACCTAAAGTATGTAGGTAATACGGCTTCTGCAAGGCTCTCGGGTTATTTTCATAATAGAAGTAGAATATTCCGAGCTTGTTATTCCACTCCGCAAGGAAGTAGCTCTAGCATTACTCACCAAAGGGTAGAAGATTATACATCTGCGGACATTTTTGACGACGAGGATGAGTCCTTATATCCACTAACAACAGAAGATTTGAACTACCACAACATTAGAAGTAGTTCTTTTAATCATATAAACTCAGTTCTATCGCAAAAGAAGGAGCATTACACAGAGGATGGTGATGACTTGGAAGCTTTGACAAAACCAAAGTTTACTATAAACGACTTGACAGCCAAGAATGAATGTATAAAAAATTACCTGGAGCCATATTTACGCGAAAGAGTGAATGATAGATGCTCTGTTGCAGTATTTGGCAGCGCTATAACTGGGCTATGGACCCATGGAAGCGATTTGGATTTATGTGTACAAATACCAAATGTCAATTCACGTTCGGCAAAAATCCGTAATTTAAGATGTATTGTAAAGGTACTTTCTCCACTTGCTCCAACGAGAAAATTTGAACAAATATTCAATGCAAAAATACCAATCGTGCACTGGAAGCATACTGGTGGTAAATCTTTAGATTTGCCTCATAACTATTCTGAATTCGCACTTGACGCATACGATGGAGCATCAATTGACATTGCTATAAATAACAATCTCGCTGTTGTGAATAGCTCACTTATAGGAGTATATGTATCAATAGACATAAGAGTTCGCAGTTTgattatatttttgaaaatgtgGGCTAGaaacaaaaatttaaatgataGATCAAAGGGAACTATGGGATCTTTTGCAATATCTCTAATGGTTATAcattttttgcaaaattgTAGTCCTCCAATACTTCCCTCTCTACAAGACCTAGCATTTTCTACTAATGAGATTCCTAATTTCGTCTCTGGTTTTGACTGCAGATTTACTACAGATACTAAAAAGATAGAAGCAGAACTACGATATTTACGTAACAACGGTCCAGAGAACACACTTTCATCCAGGGAACTACTCATGCagtttttcaaatattttggttggtttcatctccattcttcaaaGAAACCGATTTGTATAAGGAGTGTAGATTTTAGCGTCTTCGACGATTTATTcaatgattttaaaaagaatCCATCGAATGAACCATTTTTACATGTAGATAATCCATTCGAGGTTGGGATAGATGTAGCAAATATCGCAGTACATGAACGCAGTAGGATCATCTCAGAATTTCGCAAGGCATACAAGTTGTTAAAGGGAGGAAATTCCGCTAGTTCCcttttgtaa
- a CDS encoding heat shock protein 60, putative (encoded by transcript BEWA_028020A) gives MILSTLRKNDLVNRATRSMKASFSQHRYVSKDIKHGTDCRQGLLAGCNQLVDAVSVTLGPKGRNVIIASPFGPPKITKDGVTVAKSIELSDKLANMGAQLIKQVSSNTNDKAGDGTTTAAVLARAIFQRGCKLVDSGMNPMDLLRGINLAVDKVTSFLDTLKKEVTTDEEILNVATISANGDKVVGKLITDAMGKVGKEGTITVVEGKTLNHELELVEGIKWDKGYISPHFVTNVKDMKVELDRPYVLLCNEKVSNVKTILPILEHVLQQQAPLLLVAEDVDGEALAVLIVNKLRLGIKVCAVKAPGFGEHRKATLLDIAEMTGATAVGDDSSFSGQSDNNYVSFLGRAKSATITKDHTIIVEGMGDKARIEERCEGIRALIKNCDSEYEKDKLKERLARLTGGVAIIRVGGASEVEVNEIKDRVEDALCATKAAVEGGIVPGGGSALLYASKVLEGLKTENYDQKVGVDIVKEAIQAPVKQIATNAGYEGAVIAENLLKAGDHLQGFNAQTGKYCNMFDEGILDPTKVVKTALTDAASVASLMTTSEVAIFDAKTDKPEEPAPNQPLY, from the exons ATGATACTTTCCACactaaggaagaatgacctagTTAACAGGGCCACTCGTTCCATGAAGGCGTCTTTCAGCCAACATCGCTACGTAAGCAAGGATATAAAGCATGGAACTGACTGCAGACAAGGCCTCCTTGCTGGGTGTAACCAGCTGGTAGACGCAGTGAGTGTCACCTTGGGACCAAAGGGAAGAAACGTGATCATCGCATCTCCGTTCGGTCCTCCAAAGATAACAAAAGATGGTGTTACTGTTGCAAAGTCCATTGAATTGTCCGATAAGTTGGCAAATATGGGTGCACAATTGATCAAACAGGTCTCTTCGAACACAAATGACAAGGCTGGAGATGGAACAACAACCGCTGCAGTACTTGCTAGAGCCATATTTCAGCGTGGATGTAAACTTGTGGACTCTGGAATGAATCCCATGGATCTTCTTAGAG GAATAAATTTGGCCGTTGACAAGGTAACATCATTCCTAGACACTTTAAAGAAGGAGGTTACAacagatgaagaaattttaaatgtagcGACAATCTCCGCAAATGGAGATAAGGTAGTTGGTAAACTTATTACCGATGCCATGGGAAAAGTTGGAAAGGAAGGAACTATAACTGTCGTAGAAGGAAAAACCTTGAATCATGAGTTGGAACTTGTAGAAGGAATCAAATGGGATAAGGGCTACATCTCACCTCATTTCGTTACAAATGTGAAAGATATGAAGGTGGAGTTGGACCGTCCATATGTCCTCCTCTGCAACGAAAAAGTTTCCAATGTCAAAACAATTTTGCCAATTTTGGAACACGTGCTCCAACAACAAGCTCCACTTCTGCTTGTAGCCGAAGATGTCGATGGAGAAGCTCTCGCTGTATTGATAGTGAACAAACTTCGTCTCGGTATTAAAGTTTGCGCTGTGAAGGCTCCAGGTTTTGGAGAACACAGAAAGGCAACACTCTTGGATATAGCCGAAATGACTGGTGCTACCGCAGTTGGTGATGATAGCTCATTCTCCGGACAATCTGACAATAACTACGTCTCGTTTTTGGGAAGAGCAAAGAGTGCAACAATTACAAAGGACCACACTATCATTGTTGAAGGTATGGGCGATAAGGCTAGGATCGAGGAAAGATGTGAAGGAATTAGAGCACTGATCAAAAACTGCGATTCAGAGTACGAAAAGGATAAGCTTAAGGAGAGACTTGCCAGATTAACTGGGGGAGTTGCAATTATTAGAGTTGGAGGAGCTAGTGAAGTGGAGGTTAACGAAATAAAGGATCGTGTAGAAGATGCATTGTGCGCAACAAAGGCTGCTGTTGAGGGTGGAATTGTTCCTGGTGGTGGAAGCGCACTTTTGTATGCATCAAAAGTGTTGGAAGGCCTCAAGACCGAAAACTACGACCAAAAGGTCGGAGTAGACATTGTAAAGGAAGCTATCCAAGCTCCAGTAAAGCAGATTGCTACCAACGCTGGATATGAAGGAGCTGTAATTGCAGAGAATTTACTCAAGGCTGGAGACCATCTCCAGGGCTTTAACGCGCAAACTGGAAAGTACTGCAATATGTTTGATGAGG GAATCTTGGATCCAACAAAGGTCGTAAAAACCGCCTTGACCGATGCTGCCTCCGTAGCATCTCTCATGACGACCTCAGAGGTCGCAATATTCGACGCTAAAACTGATAAACCAGAGGAACCCGCGCCAAATCAGCCTCTATACTAA